In Shewanella glacialimarina, the genomic stretch AGGTCAAATCACCTGACGATAATTCTTGTGCTAATAACTTTTCAATATGGTGTTTATGGCTTTCAGGGTCAGTTCTAATTTTAATACCAATCCCTGCAGGTCTTCCACCCGATGCGCCAATAGGATTAATCCATACCACAGAGCCTTTAAATTCATTAATTTGGCTAGTGTTAGGTAAACGGTATGCAATGGTGAGCTCTTGACCTAAAAAATGACTTTCTGTAGTTGCCACAAATAATCCCGCCGGTTTAATAAACGGCATATAGGCACGATATAGCTGGTGCAGAGTATCGTAATTAACCACCAAGTCGACCATATTATCTCTTAATTCTCTTATAAAATGATGTGAGTACTTATATTAAGCGGTTTAAGCATAGCACTTAGCTTAATGCTAGCACGTGCCTGAATTGTAAAACATAATTTTGACATAAAGCCTGTGTGTTTACATTAGCCATTGTAGCTAATTTATGGGTCATGTGCATAACATCACCAGCTAATTCAATCACTTTTGATTGAATTAATGGATTTAACTTATTACTTTTTAACACATATTGCCTTAAGTACAAATATAAAACCTTCAAAGCATCTATTATTTGTATATCAGTTAACTTTAACAAACTATTTTGCAAGTGACCCGATTGTAAGCTTGCGGACCAATCTTGTCGATATTCAAGTAATTGTGGGTAATGTTTTGACTGCAGGCTAGCGGCTAACTTTAACGGACCACCTACCACGCCTAAACACCAAGTAACATCATGTCGTTGCCCCTGGGCATTAGCAATTGGTAATAAATCCAGTGCGTCAAGCCAATCAGTTATATGTGTTTTAGTTGGGTGAGTAAAGGCTATTTTTTGGCAACGGCTTGTTATGGTCGGCAATAAACTCGCTGGGGTATCGGTTTGTAATAATAATAACGTATTTGCGCCAGGTTCTTCTAATGTTTTAAGCAGTGCATTGGCCGCGGCAATGTTCATTCGTTCACTTTGCTCTATTACAGCAACACGAGCACCTGACTGCTGTGCGGTATGCAGTAATGATTGACATAACTCGCGTATTTGATCGACTTTGATTTGATTGCCATCACTGCGTACCCAATGTAAATCGGGATGATTACCTGATTTGCATAACAAGCATGCTTTACATATACCACAAGCGCCCACTGGGGTTTTGTCGACACACAATGCCATTTGAGCCATTTCAGTAGCCAGTTCGATACCTCCTAAAGCGATATCGACAGGGATAAGTTGGGCATGACTATGTTGATTTTGGTAACACAACTTAGCAAAGCGCTCAAATGGAGTAGCCAACCAAGGTAGTTGTGTCAAAGTATAGTCTGTCATCTTTTTACCCCTTGTATCAGCATTGCTTAAGGCCGTTTTACTGCTAATAATCTTTTGGTTAATTTATCACGAATATCTTGATGTACTTTGTCGATAGACTGACTTGCATCAATAACAATAATGGACTCGTCTTCGGCTGCAAAGGCTAAGAAGGTAGCACGG encodes the following:
- a CDS encoding PilZ domain-containing protein is translated as MVDLVVNYDTLHQLYRAYMPFIKPAGLFVATTESHFLGQELTIAYRLPNTSQINEFKGSVVWINPIGASGGRPAGIGIKIRTDPESHKHHIEKLLAQELSSGDLTCTM
- the holB gene encoding DNA polymerase III subunit delta'; this encodes MTDYTLTQLPWLATPFERFAKLCYQNQHSHAQLIPVDIALGGIELATEMAQMALCVDKTPVGACGICKACLLCKSGNHPDLHWVRSDGNQIKVDQIRELCQSLLHTAQQSGARVAVIEQSERMNIAAANALLKTLEEPGANTLLLLQTDTPASLLPTITSRCQKIAFTHPTKTHITDWLDALDLLPIANAQGQRHDVTWCLGVVGGPLKLAASLQSKHYPQLLEYRQDWSASLQSGHLQNSLLKLTDIQIIDALKVLYLYLRQYVLKSNKLNPLIQSKVIELAGDVMHMTHKLATMANVNTQALCQNYVLQFRHVLALS